In Kazachstania africana CBS 2517 chromosome 11, complete genome, the DNA window ATTTGAAACGAATGAGTGCAATTCAACGGCACATGCGTTTGAATATTAcacaaaaaaagatgagGACATGGTTCCATGGATACGCGACGATGATTCTGAGCAAAATATTAGCaaatttgttgaatatATACATGCTTGGACGGAATTATGCAcctttttttaatttatattgTTGAGGAACAATAGGTAACCAGATAAGCAAATATGTGTTGTCGTTGAATTAAACTTGCAGTCATGCTGATTTTTGATGGTATAGAATGTCGTAATGAACCTGTGGTACCTGATTGGTCTATTTGGGTCGTTAATACTTGCGTGTCTGTAGTTCATGAAACTGGTTCCTGATAGCGCCTTCTGAAGTATAAATTAGAGTTGATAAGTTATTTTAATACGGCTTACATTGTAAGAGTAGCCTTTATTCAATACGCTGAATACTGCTGGCATCCAGCTGTACAATGACAATGGCTCAACATATGAATCAAGAATGAATCtaacaaataaaaagatGGTATAATGAACTTTACCAGTGAATATGCCCAAATATGTGGAATGCTAATTTATCAGTAAGGTATACGATAAGTGCATAACGTTTAAAGCTCAGCTTACCAGGTCGTAAGACTGCGGCTCTAAAAGCTTTTTTGTTAGAGAATGAATTGCTTTCTTCGAACCATCAAATTATGTTTTATCGTAGTAGATacatataattttatatttagcTTTGGTGAGACCCGCACTTTTGcccattgaattttgttgtcaaaagaacaaaagTTTAAACTCACCGAGCGATATTTACATCAAaacgaaaaatttatatgctaattcaattttcaCCATGTCTTTGCCCCATTGATGATTATTTTACTTTgcatcaaaattaatagAAAACATCCCTTTTAACAACACAGCACTTGTACATGCTTAATAAGGGCACATAACAATGACTGAGGCAAATGACGAGTGGTTTAACGATAAATTGTAGTGATATAATTATTACTAGACTGTGCTCAACAAAAGTGATTTTGATTCCTCTTTTCCATTTGAGGAAGACAAAGACACCAATTTAGGAGTAGCATCATGTTACGCTTTACCTAACAAGCcatttattcttcttccgTCACAAAAACTTCATCGACACTGGAAGAAAATGTATATTTTCAGGAGTCCAATATGGTTTGATGTTCTAAACTTTTGTAAGTTTCATATGTGAGTAAGTTACAGGAGTAAATCCAAAAGCTGTAGGATAGACTCATTGAAAGACGACATTGTACAGACATTTGAAAGAGCTCTTTGTAATAACACCAGGTGTCGTAATTGTCTTTGCATTATATTTCTAAAAGTCTAAATATGGTAGAAAGTATGCTAAATTTGCATCCGGTGAAAATGCCTGAATAATTATAGGTTTAATAAGAAATTGTACTTCATTAAATGAGTGAAAATCAACTATTATGAGATGTTCTCGTAAATAAtagttctttctttcataaTTTAGCGGAGATCTGAGGGATAGAGCAACCAAAACAATATAAGGTTGATATTGTTCAGCAGAACATATTctatttagaaaatgagaGCTTCAAATATCCACTCCAAGTAAGTTCTTATAGCATATACTACGTATCACCATTTCCTCAACTGTACTCCCCTGAAGCATCAACTCCGTggattttcttgaaagcTGGACTAGCGTCAATACTGATATCATTCgtattatttgattgtaGACATTCATGGAGATTTCTTGTTTGCCTGATATTTACCTTGTCATCACCTAAACTTATCATCAACCTTTGCGACGTAGCAATGTGATAAAGCGTATTAATTTAAGGTCAACAGGAGCTGaaatagagaaaaaaataagttACTATCAACAAAGGGATGAATCTGCACGCTTCATATTTCGGAATACACCAAACTCTTCATATCAGTCCCAAAGAGTAAACGAGTCAGCAGCGTTCACAGTAGAACAGCTTTCTGCTTGAGCGATGTTGTCAGCatatattttctgaaattgGCTCTATCCTCGTCATCTTCCTTTGGACAATGCAAAATTTCTGCAGAACGAAAAGTCTATAATAGCGAAGATTCAGACACCTGGATACATTTATTTAGCTTCCCAGTAGGTCCATTTTCTCTCCAGTCATCAGTGACAACAGGATCAATTGTACTATTCACCCGCATGGAAAATCTGATTGTTACTATGGTGCCGGAACACATAATCGGACGACATTCTCGAATGTGATGATGCGTGTTcgctttttttttacagCAATAAGTGGTTAGAATGGAATAAACACAGCCAAGTTAGTACTTATTCAGAGGAAAAGGCAGTAACGCGTACTCCACTTATTGTGTCTCAATGGAACATGCACCATTGTTGACCGTGATCAAAATTAACCAAAGATAAAGCACTAAGGTCACTGATATCGAACACGTTCAtgtttgaaatattttcagcAACAGTCTAAAAACAAGCGGCCGGTATTTTGAGATTGTGCCTAACATTAATCACTAAGTCAGTGTCTGCTTGCTCAACTCTATTATGACTACgttgtaatttttttcactttctcGACCTTTTACTAAACCCCATTCTGATAGAGGAATGGCCTTCCAAGTAAAAGAAGCGTACTTGCAACAGTCGTGGTTAGCGACGTATGCAATTACAGATACGCTAAGTATTGTATTATAGCGTCTATTTCTCGTTGAAAAACAAAGTTGCGAATATTTACCTTTACACTCCAGCGAATCATCATAGCGGATACTAGAGATGTAACGGTCAATATGTGCCAATACACTAACCGAAAAACCTACACAGGTTAGTCACTGTGATATAATATGGTTGTCTTCCGGTTTTGTTTTCCAACCAATCGTCGGAAACAGATTTCTATTTCCGGCTTTTCCTTTTGTACTGAAAATCTTCCTGGCAGAGAGGATTGACGCAACATATTTATTAGTCCCAAAacggaaaaaaaatattatttttcaaattgtgGTACATCTTCGTATAATCCCAGTCCGGGCAGCttattaaataaaaaaacaaacaagATATTCAATCTGTCCCTGTTAGAAAATACTCGTAGTGctgtcaattttttgaagttcaaagaaagtgtctctttttttcctaagttaaataatcttttgaatgGGAATGTTCTGTACAAATTCAATCGACGttaatataatgaaaaagagCTAGTACTAACACTTGGACTTTCTTTCATACATGTGCCGCCAGAAAGTCCTATGTTACAAAACTAGGATAATCGTGTATTTTTGGATTTGAGGATTTACTTTAGTAACTCCAGTCCGACTAAATATGTTCGAAgctgatttttttctcttcactGCATCCAATTCCATAGAACGGtatatttaatattaatgctaaaattaaaattcGGGAATAAGGCACACGATATACTTTTGACAAGACTCTTTCTTCTAGTAAATCAATAACATCCTGCAGCGGAACCGTTACTTTCATTCATGCCGTGATTACACGAACACCGCAGAAAATTGCCTAGTTTCCACTTTCTCTCTTACTATATTATGTTGACCTTTCTAGCAGCAACTGGAACGGCCGATTATATAAAGGTTACGAGTTTCACATCATACAAAATTGCCCAAATATCTCGTTAGATTCAAGCTTCTCTAACTTTATTCAACATTTCATTAGCATTCTGATACAACTATGCCTCTCATTAAACCGCTAACTATATTAATACTAATATTTACACATTTTGTAAATGCTTTAGATATCTCAACTTGTTTCAGTCTATGGGGTTctactttttttcatgaATCTGTAACTGTCGAGCCAAACACAGGTCTAACGCTTCAGACGGGTTTAtggcattttttttggagATCAGTTATTAATGAAGGTGACCTATTTATTAGGGAAACAAATGACCTATTATTAGGTACgtcaataaatttcttcagCGAAACTACTAATGAGGGCGATATTGTTGTTGATGATACTAATGCTATTACAGCAGGAactatttcattttctgataCTACATATAACTTTGGAAATATATGGTTTGCAGGAAAAAACACTGTATTAACCTCAGTATCTTTTTCCATGACTGGTaagataattgaaaatactGGTCTTATTTATGTAAAACAGACAAATACAGGAAATTCAGGAGGCTCCTTTACAATGGGTAAATCATCCTCAACTGTCACAAATGATGGTACTCTTTGTGCTGAAGAAGTTACTCTTTCTCCAGGTACCACTATTTCTGGCGCTGGCTGTATAACGTTACTAAGCGGTAGTACACTAAACATAGATGACATCAAATCATATCCATTGAGCAGCCAAACTATTTATATGAATAGTACATCTGCACTCATTTACATCACACATAAATCAACTACTGCCAGTTTAACCATAGCTGGGTTTGGTGGATCTAATAAAATACAGCTTAGCCAAAGTATCAATACATATTCGTATGTCGCAAGCTCTGGTACACTAATTGTGATTTCAAACACGGTGCTTCTGGGGACCCTATCATTGCATCTTAACATCGGGAAAGGCTATGAAAGCTCCGGATTCTCTGCGTCAGCAGCACCGGATACTTCGCTACCGGATGCCTGCAGCACATGTTTAGCCCTCCCtatggaaaaaaatttttgttctGGCTCATCGGTCTCGTCCATGTCCAATACTTTCACCGACGATTCGGAAGAATCTACCACGTATGAAATATCTTATAGCAGTTCTGATACACTGTCGTACACAGTTAGCACGTCAGACTACTCAAGTAGTTTCTCCTCTATCACTAACCCAAGTGAAACAACCGACATATCATCTACTCCAAGCTCCAAATCCGCAAGTGAATCCCCTTCAGAAAcatcttttctttccagTGTCAATTATGATACAACtactaactctctagacgctactgttactggatcactctccggcactaactcagttgatccaacagccactggatcatactctggctctaactcagttgatccaacagccactggatcatactctggctctaactcagttgatccaacagccactggatcatactctggctctaactcagttgatccaacagccactggttcTTACTCTGgttctaactctctagacgctactgctactggatcactctctggctctaactcagttgatccaacagccactggttcatactccggcactaactctctagatgctactgccactggatcatactctggcactaactctctagacgctacagccactggatcatactctggttccaactctctagacgctacagccactggatcatactctggttccaactctctagacgctactgccactggatcatactctggttccaactctctagacgcaacagccactggatcactctccggcactaactctctagacgcaacagccactggttcatactctAGTTCCAACTCtgtagacgctactgccactggttcatactctggttccaactctGTAGACgctacagccactggatcatactctggcactaactctctagacgcgactgccactggatcatactctggcactaactctctagacgctacagccactggatcatactctggttccaactctctagatgctactgccactggatcatactctggcactaactctctagacgcaacagccactggatcatactctggttccaactctctagatgcAACTGTcactggatcactctccggcactaactctctagacgcaactgccactggttcatactctggttctaactctctagacgctactgccactggatcatactctggttctaactctctagacgctactgccactggatcatactctggcactaactctctagacgcaacagccactggatcatactctggttccaactctctagacgctactgccactggatcatactctgtcactaactctctagacgctacagccactggttcatactctggttctaactctctagacgctactgccactggttcatactctggttccaactctctagacgcaactgccactggttcttactccggcactaactcaATTGACAGTACAGCTACCAATTCACAGTCTGGAACAGTGATATTGACGCCAAGCTCAACCAATTCTTATTCTGgttctaactctctagacgctacagccactggatcatactctggttccaactctctagacgctactttcactggatcatactctggttccaactctGTAGACGCTacagccactggttcatactctggcactaactctgTAGACGCaactgccactggttcatactctggcactaactctgtagacgctactgccactggttcTTACTCTGgttctaactctctagacgcaactgccactggatcatactctggcactaactcAATTGACAGTACAGCTACCAATTCACAGTCTGGAACAGTGATATTGACGCCAAGCTCAACCAATTCTTATTCTGgttctaactctctagacgctacagccactggatcatactctggttccaactctctagacgcaactgccactggttcTTACTCTGgttctaactctctagacgctactgccactggatcatactctggcactaactctgTAGACgctacagccactggattatactctggttccaactctctagacgcaactgccactggttcttactctggttccaactctctagacgctactgccactggatcatactctggcactaactctctagacgctactgccactggatcatactctaGTTCCAACTCtgtagacgctactgccactggttcatactccggcactaactcaATTGACAGTACAGCTACCAATTCACAGTCTGGAACAGTGATATTGACGCCAAGCTCAACCAATTCTTATTCTGgttctaactctctagacgctacagccactggatcatactctggttccaactctctatactctggcactaactctgtagacgctactgccactggttcatactctggttccaactctgtagatgctactgccactggatcactctctggctctaactcagttgatccaacagccactggttcatactccggcactaactctctagatgctactgccactggatcatactccggcactaactctctagacgctactgccactggatcatactccggcactaactctctagatgctacagccactggttcatactccggcactaactctctagacgctactgccactggatcatactcgggctctaactcagttgatccaacagccactggatcatactccggcactaactctctagatgctactgccactggatcactctctggctctaactcagttgatccaacagccactggttcatactccggcactaactctctagacgctactgctactggatcactctctggcactaactctctagacgctactgccactggatcactctctggctctaactctctagacgctactgctactggatcactctctggctCTAACTCAGTAGATGCTtctgccactggatcactctctggcactaactctctagatgctactgccactggatcatactccggcactaactctctagatgctactgccactggttcttactctggttccaactctctagacgcaactgccactggttcttactctggttccaactctctagacgcaactgccactggatcatactctggcactaactctgTAGACGCAACTGtcactggatcatactctagttctaactctctagacgctactgccactggatcactctccggcactaactctctagacgctactgctactggatcactctctggcactaactctctagacgctactgccactggatcactctctggctctaactctctagatgctactgccactggatcatactccggcactaactctctagacgctactgccactggatcatactccggcactaactctctagatgctacagccactggatcatactccggcactaactctctagacgctactgccactggatcatactccggcactaactctctagacgctactgctactggatcactctctggctctaactcagttgacccaacagccactggatcatactccggcactaactctctagatgctactgctactggatcactctctggctctaactcagttgatccaacagccactggatcatactccgggactaactctctagatgctactgccagccactggttcatactctggttccaactctGTAGACgctacagccactggatcatact includes these proteins:
- the KAFR0K02610 gene encoding beta strand repeat-containing protein, translated to MPLIKPLTILILIFTHFVNALDISTCFSLWGSTFFHESVTVEPNTGLTLQTGLWHFFWRSVINEGDLFIRETNDLLLGTSINFFSETTNEGDIVVDDTNAITAGTISFSDTTYNFGNIWFAGKNTVLTSVSFSMTGKIIENTGLIYVKQTNTGNSGGSFTMGKSSSTVTNDGTLCAEEVTLSPGTTISGAGCITLLSGSTLNIDDIKSYPLSSQTIYMNSTSALIYITHKSTTASLTIAGFGGSNKIQLSQSINTYSYVASSGTLIVISNTVLLGTLSLHLNIGKGYESSGFSASAAPDTSLPDACSTCLALPMEKNFCSGSSVSSMSNTFTDDSEESTTYEISYSSSDTLSYTVSTSDYSSSFSSITNPSETTDISSTPSSKSASESPSETSFLSSVNYDTTTNSLDATVTGSLSGTNSVDPTATGSYSGSNSVDPTATGSYSGSNSVDPTATGSYSGSNSVDPTATGSYSGSNSLDATATGSLSGSNSVDPTATGSYSGTNSLDATATGSYSGTNSLDATATGSYSGSNSLDATATGSYSGSNSLDATATGSYSGSNSLDATATGSLSGTNSLDATATGSYSSSNSVDATATGSYSGSNSVDATATGSYSGTNSLDATATGSYSGTNSLDATATGSYSGSNSLDATATGSYSGTNSLDATATGSYSGSNSLDATVTGSLSGTNSLDATATGSYSGSNSLDATATGSYSGSNSLDATATGSYSGTNSLDATATGSYSGSNSLDATATGSYSVTNSLDATATGSYSGSNSLDATATGSYSGSNSLDATATGSYSGTNSIDSTATNSQSGTVILTPSSTNSYSGSNSLDATATGSYSGSNSLDATFTGSYSGSNSVDATATGSYSGTNSVDATATGSYSGTNSVDATATGSYSGSNSLDATATGSYSGTNSIDSTATNSQSGTVILTPSSTNSYSGSNSLDATATGSYSGSNSLDATATGSYSGSNSLDATATGSYSGTNSVDATATGLYSGSNSLDATATGSYSGSNSLDATATGSYSGTNSLDATATGSYSSSNSVDATATGSYSGTNSIDSTATNSQSGTVILTPSSTNSYSGSNSLDATATGSYSGSNSLYSGTNSVDATATGSYSGSNSVDATATGSLSGSNSVDPTATGSYSGTNSLDATATGSYSGTNSLDATATGSYSGTNSLDATATGSYSGTNSLDATATGSYSGSNSVDPTATGSYSGTNSLDATATGSLSGSNSVDPTATGSYSGTNSLDATATGSLSGTNSLDATATGSLSGSNSLDATATGSLSGSNSVDASATGSLSGTNSLDATATGSYSGTNSLDATATGSYSGSNSLDATATGSYSGSNSLDATATGSYSGTNSVDATVTGSYSSSNSLDATATGSLSGTNSLDATATGSLSGTNSLDATATGSLSGSNSLDATATGSYSGTNSLDATATGSYSGTNSLDATATGSYSGTNSLDATATGSYSGTNSLDATATGSLSGSNSVDPTATGSYSGTNSLDATATGSLSGSNSVDPTATGSYSGTNSLDATASHWFILWFQLCRRYSHWIILWH